CGTCGAGGTCGCGGGCGCCGACCACATCGAAGCCGGCGGCCTGGAGCGTCTGCGCGATCAGGCCGGCATCATTGGCGGTCGTTGCCAGCGGCGACTTGGCGTAGGCACCGTTGCCGACCACCAGCGCGATGCGCTTCTCCTGCTGCTGGGCATAGGCGGGGTCGAGCAGTCCGCCTGCCGCGAGCAGCAGGCTCGGAAGCAGCAGACCGAGGAAAGATCCAAGGAAAGATTGTCGTGTCCCACGCATGGCTTTCTCGCCCGCTATTGTTGTTGAGCTTGCCACCGCACATGAGACGCGCGGCTGGCTGAATGGCGTTTGAACGAAAAGCGCTTGGATTGAGGCGACGGCATGGCCGCCATCCGTCGCCCGTCAGCTCCGCGTCAGGTTCGCGCTTGCGAAAGCCTGGCCTGGGGCACCTACCCCTGGGAGATCAGGTCGACGGTGCCCGTGGCCAGCCGGTAGATGCCGCCGACAACCTTGAGCTTGCCCTGCTCGACCGCCGCATTGAGGATCGGTGCCGCGGACTTGAGCTTGGCAACGTTGTCGATCACGTTTTGCCGGATCGCCGCGTCGAGCGCGTCCCCGCCCTGCTGCATGGCCGCCTTGGCAGCCGGCGCGATCGCCTCGACCAGCGAGGGAATGTGTCCCGGCGGCGATTTGTTGTCCTTGAGCGCTTTCAGCGTCGCATCCACGGCACCGCAGCTGTCGTGGCCCAGCACCAGAATCAGCGGCGTGTTGAGCACGGCGACCGCGTATTCCATGCTGGCGATCGTCTCGTTGCCGGCGAAATTGCCGGCGACGCGACAGACGAAGAGATCGCCGCGGCCGGTGTCGAAGGCATATTCCGGCGCGATGCGCGAGTCCGCGCAGCTCAGGACCGCAGCATACGGATTCTGTCCCGCGGCAAGAGCTCCTCGCTCGTGCTTGAAGTCATGGCGCCGAGTCACGCCGTCGACGTAACGCGCATTGCCGTCCATCAGCCGCTTCAGGGCAGCGTCGGGAGACACCACGTTCTGCGGCTTGGGCGGCGTTTTCGTCTCCTTGGCGAAGGCCGTCGAACCGAACGCCAATGCCGAAGCGGCGAACAGGATCATCGAGCGCCGCGAGGGCGCGAGCGGATGACGCAAATTTTCAGAGCACTTGTCGCACATGTCTTTCCCCTACCATCTCAGTACAAATCTGCATGAACAGTACAGGACGTAAGTAACAGCAACGCGTCGCCGCCGACAAAATCATGCATGACCGGCACCGCCGGGATCGATCGGCAGAGACGGATGCTACAATTGCTGCACGTCGACGACACCCGCGACCGCCTTGATCGCGCCTGCGATCTGCGGCGAGACCTTGAAGCGGCCGGGCAGCTTCATTTCCACCTCGGTCTCGAGGTCCAGCATCATCACCAGCGAGACCTCGCCGTCGCCATTGGAGCGCGGCGCGATGCCGGGGCTGCCGACCTTCGGCGCGGCGCCGTTCGCGGGTGCGGCGTCGGGACCGGCAAGCCGCCGCGCGATGGATTCCAGCGGCTTGGTGTCGCGCAGGAAGATGCGCAGCCCCTTCTGCGTCTTGGCGGCGGCGTCATCGAGCGGCTCGGCGTGCAGCACGCGCGCGCGCACGTCCTCGCCCTGCAATTCCGCACCCAACTGCAACAGCACCGCAGCGCCGGGCTCGAGCACGTCGCGATATTGCGCGAGCCCTTCGGAGAACAGCACCGCTTCAAAGTGGCCCGTGGGATCAGAAAGTCCCATGATGCCCATCTTGTTGCCGGTCTTGGTGCGCCGCTCCATGCGCGACACCACCGTGGCGGCAACCTTGCCGGCGGTCGCGCCGGTTTTGACGGCGCGCGAAAACTCCGCCCATGTCTGCACCCGCAGGCGCTTGAGGATCGTCGCGTAGTCGTCGAGCGGATGGCCGGACAGGAAGAAGCCGATCGCATCATATTCGCGCCGCAGCCGCTCGGCCGGCAGCCATGGTTCGATCTGCGGCAGCATGATAGTGGGCGCGTCGGCCGCACCTCCGAACATGTCGTTCTGGCCGACGGTCGCCGCCTCATGCGAGCGCTGGCAGGCGGCGAGGATCGCATCCGCACCGGCAAAGACACGGGCGCGGTTCGGCTCCAGCGTGTCGAAGGCGCCGGCGGCTGCGAGGCTCTCGATGATGCGCTTGTTGATCGCGCGCGGCGACACGCGCGCGGCGAAATCCGCAAGCGAGGTGAACAGGCCGTTCTTGGTGCGCTCCTCGATGATCTGCTCGACGGCCTGCAGGCCGACGCCCTTCAGCGCAGCGAGCGCGTAGTAGATGGTCT
This region of Bradyrhizobium sp. CCGUVB1N3 genomic DNA includes:
- a CDS encoding carbonic anhydrase; protein product: MCDKCSENLRHPLAPSRRSMILFAASALAFGSTAFAKETKTPPKPQNVVSPDAALKRLMDGNARYVDGVTRRHDFKHERGALAAGQNPYAAVLSCADSRIAPEYAFDTGRGDLFVCRVAGNFAGNETIASMEYAVAVLNTPLILVLGHDSCGAVDATLKALKDNKSPPGHIPSLVEAIAPAAKAAMQQGGDALDAAIRQNVIDNVAKLKSAAPILNAAVEQGKLKVVGGIYRLATGTVDLISQG